The DNA region TCCGGATCGGGCGCTTGACAATGCCATCGCCCAATCATCTCCGGGGGCCGTCTGCATATCCCTGCGCAACATCGACAACAACGCGATGGCCGCCCCCGTCTCGTACATCGATTTTCTTCCCGGCATGGTGCAAACGATACGGAAACTTTCCCCCGCGCCGGTCATCATCGGCGGAGCGGCTGTGGGAGTGATGCCGGAAGAGCTGTTGCGCCGCGGCGGGGCCGATTTCGCCATTACCGGCGATGCGGGGGACGGTTTCACCGGCTTGCTGGGGTTGATAGAGAGCGGCGGAGACGGCGCGAAAACGCCGTCGGTGCTGCCCGGTTCCACCGGCCCGTGCAACGGCACGGCGGTCATCCCCGATTTCGGCCGGTGGGTAAACGTTTCCCGCTACCGCGCCGCGATGGCGAGCGTGCCGGTGCGGACCAAAAGCGGCTGCGGCTTCGGCTGCGCCTATTGCACCTACGGGGCGATCAACGGAAAAAAGGTGAACATACGCGGCCCCGAAGAAGTTGCCCGCGCCATTGAAAAGTGCATCGCGCGGGGATTCCGCGATTTCGAGTTCGTCGACGATGTTTTTAACTTCCCCAAGGAACACGCCATCGCCGTCTGCCGCGCCATCGCGCCCCTTCGGCGGCGGGCGCGGTTTCAGTGCCTGGAGCTGAACCCGCTTTTCCTGGACGGCGAACTGCTGATGGAGATGGAGCGGGCGGGGTTCAACGCCATCGGCGTGACGGTGGAGAGTGCGTCGGACGCGGTTCTGCGCGGCTTGAATAAGGGATACGGCGCAAAGGAGGTTCGTGAAGCGGCGCGCGTGGTGGCGCGGCACGGCATGCGCTGCATGTGGCTCTTCATGCTGGGGGGGCCGGGGGAAACGGAAGAAACCGCGCGGCAGACCCTTGCCTTCGCGGAAGATGCGGTCCGGCCCGGTGATCTGGCGTACGTCACCTGCGGCATCCGCCTTTATCCCGGCACGCCGCTGGAGAAAACGGCGCGCGCCGAAGGGCTGCTGACCGCCACGCCGGAAGAAATGCTGGAGCCGGTTTTTTACCGCTCACCCGCCGTCCCGCTTCCGGCCATGCTGGCGATGGTTGAGGATGCGGCGCGGCGCAATCCGCATTTCCATATCGCGGGGGAACGGCTCCCCCGATTCGCGCCTCAACTGTTGAAGATAGGCGGCATGCTTGGCTTGCGGCCGCCGCTGTGGCGGTATTCCCCCATGATGAAGCGGGGACTCAGCGCCTTGGGCCTGCGCCCCTGAAAAGGAATACAATATGAATGGCACTATGGAAATACGAATTGGCGGCATCGGCACGGCCCTTCCCCCTTTGTCGCTGACGCAAGCGGAGGTGAAAGAGTTCCTTGCCGTCCGCTACGGCCACTCGTTGACCGCCAAGGGGCGCGCAATACTGGACAAGGTGATGGAGCACCCCAGCGTGCGGCGGCGGCACTTCGGCTTCGATGACACCGCCACGCTGCTGAGCGAAGATCACGACGCGCGGATGGCCCGCTTCGAGCGGTGGAGCGTGGAACTTTCCGTGCGGGCGGCACAAAAGGCGATGGCCTCCGCCGGCATCTCCCCCGCTGAACTGACCGGCGTGGTGGTGAACACCTGCACCGGCTACCTCTGCCCCGGCATCGCCACCTACCT from Nitrospinota bacterium includes:
- a CDS encoding radical SAM protein, coding for MNILFISANRARTPLPVMPAGACLAAEAAAAAGHHVTMLDLMFGENPDRALDNAIAQSSPGAVCISLRNIDNNAMAAPVSYIDFLPGMVQTIRKLSPAPVIIGGAAVGVMPEELLRRGGADFAITGDAGDGFTGLLGLIESGGDGAKTPSVLPGSTGPCNGTAVIPDFGRWVNVSRYRAAMASVPVRTKSGCGFGCAYCTYGAINGKKVNIRGPEEVARAIEKCIARGFRDFEFVDDVFNFPKEHAIAVCRAIAPLRRRARFQCLELNPLFLDGELLMEMERAGFNAIGVTVESASDAVLRGLNKGYGAKEVREAARVVARHGMRCMWLFMLGGPGETEETARQTLAFAEDAVRPGDLAYVTCGIRLYPGTPLEKTARAEGLLTATPEEMLEPVFYRSPAVPLPAMLAMVEDAARRNPHFHIAGERLPRFAPQLLKIGGMLGLRPPLWRYSPMMKRGLSALGLRP